A part of Paenibacillus sp. 481 genomic DNA contains:
- a CDS encoding DUF4280 domain-containing protein: protein MSGAPEFSYVVRGAMLRCACGSHPNMLNLPTCHGMYVKEQPLMNVGDSKAGENILTFGVCDARGEPCEPEVHMEWVNGKPDLLVDGKPALLSCSYVTCVHHANGIIYVEDDGQK from the coding sequence ATGAGTGGAGCACCGGAATTTAGCTATGTGGTGCGTGGGGCGATGCTGCGCTGCGCATGTGGAAGTCATCCGAATATGTTGAATTTGCCAACATGTCACGGCATGTATGTAAAAGAGCAGCCGCTGATGAATGTTGGGGACAGCAAAGCGGGTGAAAACATTTTAACGTTTGGCGTATGTGATGCGCGTGGTGAGCCTTGTGAGCCAGAAGTACATATGGAGTGGGTGAACGGAAAGCCAGATCTGCTCGTTGACGGCAAGCCTGCTCTGTTGAGCTGTTCTTATGTAACGTGTGTGCATCATGCAAACGGCATTATTTATGTCGAAGACGACGGACAGAAGTAA
- a CDS encoding DUF6531 domain-containing protein: MSNDRKRTISGLTLQDLFLKWPYGRLRIERIKIARHPGEHAKLFIRGILTEKDGRNVIHRASHKDEIGLWIHGSNGDADYPLFLGQMHQLELHEVQGNDIVEMTVISHTYQMDSEQKCRSFQQISMSYHEVIDEVLGAYPKQLYRADAFDVSVSLGRLLLQYEETDWEFLQRVASHAGAMLTPDVSQHKLCVWIGAPSGHRRIKLPEGKAYQIGRKLESFLTGIQTPRESWDEQAFTRCVVSLDQLLDLGDQVEIQGQSYTVMGLQGELVRGLFEFEYLCAIPEGVRQNQKFNPYLVGLAVEGKVIGVMPNRAKVHLDIDAEQDVGEAVWFPYSAPFSHLLHTMPQVGSRIKLFFPSHEEDDAMLINSVRTPMSSSGEAAQKADKKMADSTVKSFTTSYGKDFTLGTQDISFTAAEGTLYLSINDDTGIEMHSDKDIVWMNQELLEFSELKKFQVEAEQEIIVIGKGGSIILNDNTDAVGKQIIAEGSERQSFPQMSNPEAEQAKIDKENEGFWDKIQTGLDILGMIPVVGAVFDVVNAGISVARGDLVGAGMSLISMVPGVGDAFGAAKLAGKAANKIGKAVMKQGGDKVIQLGKSQMDKVLTAAKKADGPAVDIQKQVAEKLGKMQEQMAAKTQALLTAAAKNKGVQRSMKALNHRVLKKTKGTKGLSDKFCKWGFEPVDLITGRMMSEATDFEFPGPLPLAWSRRWISDSGHRGWLGHGVHHSFDMRLVVMEDGIGVLLGDGRSVAFELLHRGKVETFNRAERLTLRRMAGSYSLYDQESRLTYHFEAVSGSEKERAEADNKADLARSQSAVGAQHKGSIQEKNQVQPQFQSLANEDELPTVHVADKWYLLVRIETELEHRIELSYDRSGFLQQVTDSVGRVFEVSTDQAGRITVVTFVYRMNPSNALSEQREVLVSYAYNEAGDLSAVTDALGQTSTMEYDRHLMTKKTDRNGYSFHWRYDGPTTGARCVHTWGDDGLLEGRIAYFDSYNEVTNSLGHTSVYYYNPDFLCTKVTNPEGHSVTSVYSDTSDLLATTDEEGRVTQFGYDEQGHLVSEIQPDGNAWHFVYSEDGRLMQVTDPMGGSRKWQYDKLGRMKGSIGADQTATYFAYDERHRISEVRNPLGAMTKLEYDEQYNLIQVTLPDGTSGKWSYNHRGECLQATNPLGAKQSFVYDALGRVVRAKMPDGNVLKLRYDAYDDVVLAEDKQNRATFGYSPLGKLLWSERKGRRVELVYNNEEELTEVVNERGERYKLDRDAHGRVVREIGFDGIERNYLRSPSGLVNKVERPDGRWTDYTYDVMGRVTKTEYSDGLVETFGYSPIGELIETANPFAMLKFEYDQSGRVVKEWRDNYWIANSYDKLGNRTEMQSSLGAYLTMERDLMGQVSLMQAEQLGGKGSSSEVGAESSARAMTPWTAQMKYNALGQEIERLLPGGVISEWQYDTAGRPEQHRVSAGGRETRKRRYEWDVNKRLKSVLNELTGKKTQYLHDDFGNLIGASDHFSRVFRMADEVGNLYSSGHRTDREYGAGGRLLKFEGSSYDYDGEGNLIEKVEPNGTYWRYEYFGNGMMSKVVRPDGQEVTFKYDSIGRRIEKHFAGVINCYMWDGNNVLHEWKVTDQPADSLMEHSSEDKIDTIIIDDLERRQQSLADYLDNLITWVFKAGTFQPVAKMTADGTFSILTDYLGTPVEMFDEQGNIVWSNELDIYGKSQSFEIKSKRCACPFRYQGQYEDEETGLYYNRFRYYSPKEGMYTQQDPIRLSGGMRLYGYVNDPNVWVDPFGLNKNSCGTGQDGSRSFYTIQNSIDEARFRNGGEPWPTEPHKAHLGEGVYAWDNKTSAHNYLEIKTKRAPDAGLKMIEFSIAEKDLAKFKFFDVDGLGSDDAVNDWLNRYSKLTDGAPDHGYDYITRGTNFGKENFFDKSVMKYLKFK; encoded by the coding sequence ATGTCGAATGATAGGAAAAGGACGATTAGCGGTCTAACGCTGCAAGATTTGTTCTTGAAGTGGCCGTATGGCCGTTTACGTATAGAGCGTATCAAGATTGCCCGCCATCCGGGTGAGCATGCAAAGCTATTTATTCGTGGTATCTTGACGGAAAAAGACGGTAGGAATGTTATCCATCGGGCAAGCCATAAGGACGAAATCGGGCTCTGGATACATGGCAGCAATGGCGACGCCGACTATCCTTTATTTTTAGGGCAAATGCATCAGCTTGAGCTGCATGAGGTGCAAGGGAATGACATAGTGGAAATGACGGTCATTTCGCACACGTATCAGATGGATAGCGAGCAAAAGTGTCGATCATTCCAGCAAATTAGCATGTCGTACCATGAAGTCATTGACGAGGTGCTGGGAGCTTATCCCAAGCAATTGTATCGAGCAGATGCGTTTGATGTTTCGGTATCACTTGGCAGGCTACTGTTGCAATATGAGGAGACGGATTGGGAGTTTTTGCAACGTGTCGCCTCACATGCGGGTGCGATGCTTACACCGGATGTGTCGCAGCATAAGCTGTGTGTGTGGATAGGTGCACCGTCTGGCCATCGTCGAATCAAGCTGCCGGAAGGAAAGGCGTATCAGATCGGGCGCAAGCTGGAGTCTTTTTTAACGGGAATTCAGACACCGCGTGAAAGTTGGGATGAGCAAGCCTTTACGCGCTGTGTCGTTTCGCTTGATCAACTGTTGGATTTAGGCGATCAAGTGGAGATTCAAGGGCAGTCGTATACGGTTATGGGGCTGCAAGGTGAATTGGTGAGAGGGCTGTTCGAGTTTGAATATTTATGCGCCATTCCTGAGGGGGTTCGGCAAAATCAGAAGTTTAATCCGTATTTAGTCGGATTGGCTGTTGAAGGTAAAGTAATTGGTGTCATGCCAAATCGAGCAAAGGTGCATCTGGATATCGATGCCGAGCAGGATGTTGGCGAAGCGGTGTGGTTCCCGTACTCAGCACCGTTTAGTCACTTGCTGCACACGATGCCGCAGGTCGGATCGCGTATTAAGTTGTTTTTTCCGAGTCATGAGGAAGACGATGCGATGCTGATCAATTCGGTGCGCACGCCGATGTCGAGTAGTGGGGAAGCCGCGCAAAAAGCGGATAAGAAGATGGCGGATTCGACGGTGAAGTCGTTTACGACCAGTTATGGTAAGGATTTCACGTTAGGCACGCAGGATATTTCGTTTACGGCTGCGGAAGGGACACTTTATTTGTCCATTAATGATGATACTGGAATTGAAATGCACAGTGATAAAGATATTGTGTGGATGAATCAGGAGTTGCTAGAGTTTAGTGAGTTGAAGAAGTTCCAGGTTGAGGCTGAACAGGAGATCATCGTGATCGGCAAGGGCGGCAGCATTATTTTAAATGACAATACGGATGCGGTCGGCAAGCAAATTATAGCTGAAGGTAGTGAGCGGCAGTCGTTTCCACAGATGTCGAATCCGGAAGCGGAGCAAGCGAAGATTGATAAGGAAAATGAGGGCTTCTGGGATAAAATCCAAACGGGCCTTGATATACTCGGGATGATCCCTGTTGTTGGCGCGGTGTTTGACGTTGTGAACGCAGGTATTAGTGTGGCGCGTGGTGATTTGGTAGGCGCGGGAATGTCGTTGATTAGTATGGTGCCTGGTGTGGGCGACGCGTTTGGTGCTGCGAAGCTGGCTGGAAAGGCCGCGAATAAAATTGGTAAGGCGGTCATGAAGCAGGGCGGCGACAAAGTGATCCAATTGGGTAAAAGCCAAATGGACAAGGTGTTGACCGCTGCCAAGAAGGCGGACGGCCCTGCTGTTGACATCCAGAAGCAGGTTGCAGAGAAGCTGGGCAAGATGCAGGAGCAGATGGCGGCGAAGACGCAGGCGTTGCTTACGGCAGCTGCTAAGAATAAAGGTGTGCAGCGCTCAATGAAAGCTCTTAACCATCGTGTCTTGAAGAAGACGAAAGGGACAAAAGGGCTGAGCGATAAGTTCTGTAAGTGGGGATTCGAGCCGGTTGACCTTATTACAGGGCGTATGATGAGTGAGGCGACTGATTTTGAGTTTCCAGGCCCGCTGCCTCTGGCGTGGAGTCGCAGATGGATTAGCGATAGTGGACATCGCGGATGGCTGGGGCATGGCGTGCATCACAGCTTTGATATGCGTCTTGTGGTGATGGAGGACGGCATCGGGGTGCTGCTTGGTGACGGGCGTTCGGTTGCGTTCGAGCTGCTGCACCGTGGGAAGGTGGAGACGTTTAACCGCGCGGAGCGGTTGACGCTGCGTCGTATGGCGGGGAGTTATTCGTTGTACGATCAGGAGAGTCGGTTGACGTATCATTTTGAGGCTGTGTCGGGGTCAGAGAAGGAGCGTGCGGAAGCGGACAATAAAGCTGACTTGGCAAGAAGCCAATCGGCAGTTGGCGCTCAACACAAGGGTTCTATTCAAGAGAAAAATCAGGTTCAGCCACAATTCCAATCTCTGGCGAATGAAGATGAGCTGCCTACAGTACATGTAGCTGATAAATGGTATCTTCTTGTACGTATAGAGACGGAACTTGAGCATCGAATCGAACTGAGCTATGATCGCAGTGGATTTTTGCAGCAGGTTACGGACAGTGTGGGTCGTGTATTTGAAGTAAGCACAGATCAGGCTGGACGGATCACGGTAGTTACATTTGTATATCGTATGAATCCTAGTAATGCGTTAAGCGAGCAGCGTGAGGTACTGGTTTCGTATGCTTACAATGAGGCTGGCGATTTGAGCGCGGTGACGGATGCGCTTGGGCAGACATCGACTATGGAGTATGACCGTCATCTTATGACGAAGAAGACGGATCGGAACGGCTACAGCTTCCATTGGCGGTATGATGGTCCAACTACGGGTGCGCGTTGTGTGCACACGTGGGGGGATGATGGGCTGCTCGAAGGGCGCATCGCTTATTTTGACAGTTATAACGAAGTGACGAATAGCTTAGGTCACACATCGGTGTACTATTATAATCCTGACTTCTTATGTACAAAGGTTACGAATCCTGAAGGGCACAGCGTAACTAGCGTATACAGTGATACGTCTGATCTGTTGGCAACGACTGATGAGGAAGGTCGCGTGACGCAGTTTGGTTACGATGAGCAGGGACATCTGGTAAGTGAAATCCAGCCGGACGGCAATGCTTGGCATTTTGTTTACAGTGAAGACGGACGTTTGATGCAAGTCACAGACCCAATGGGCGGTAGCCGGAAGTGGCAGTATGACAAACTGGGCCGGATGAAGGGTTCGATCGGAGCAGATCAGACGGCGACGTACTTTGCCTACGATGAGCGGCATCGCATCAGTGAAGTACGTAATCCGCTCGGAGCGATGACGAAGCTTGAATATGATGAGCAATACAACCTGATTCAGGTGACGCTACCTGATGGGACAAGCGGCAAGTGGTCGTACAACCATCGCGGAGAATGCTTACAGGCGACAAATCCGCTTGGAGCGAAGCAAAGTTTTGTCTACGATGCTTTGGGTCGCGTCGTGCGGGCTAAAATGCCAGACGGCAATGTGCTGAAGCTGCGATATGATGCGTATGACGATGTGGTCTTGGCTGAGGATAAACAGAACCGTGCGACATTTGGCTACTCTCCACTCGGGAAACTATTGTGGAGCGAGCGAAAAGGTAGACGTGTTGAGCTTGTTTACAATAACGAGGAAGAATTAACCGAAGTGGTCAATGAACGCGGTGAGCGTTATAAGCTGGATCGCGATGCTCATGGGCGAGTGGTGCGGGAAATAGGGTTTGATGGCATCGAGCGGAACTATTTGCGGAGTCCAAGTGGCTTGGTAAATAAGGTGGAACGTCCGGATGGAAGATGGACGGACTATACCTACGATGTAATGGGTCGTGTCACGAAGACGGAATACAGCGATGGTTTGGTGGAGACGTTTGGGTATAGCCCAATTGGAGAACTGATCGAAACGGCGAATCCATTTGCAATGTTAAAGTTTGAGTACGACCAATCTGGACGTGTTGTGAAAGAGTGGCGTGATAATTACTGGATAGCTAACAGCTATGACAAGCTGGGCAACCGGACGGAGATGCAGAGTAGCTTAGGCGCTTATCTTACCATGGAGCGCGACTTGATGGGACAAGTTAGTCTTATGCAGGCGGAGCAGCTTGGCGGAAAAGGCTCTTCCTCAGAAGTAGGAGCTGAATCATCAGCTAGAGCTATGACACCTTGGACTGCGCAGATGAAGTACAATGCACTAGGGCAGGAAATCGAAAGATTGCTTCCTGGTGGTGTTATTAGTGAATGGCAATATGATACGGCAGGGCGTCCAGAGCAGCATCGTGTGTCAGCAGGTGGACGTGAAACTCGTAAGAGACGATATGAGTGGGATGTGAACAAACGCTTAAAGTCGGTGTTGAACGAGTTAACGGGCAAAAAGACACAGTACTTGCACGATGACTTCGGAAATTTGATCGGAGCATCTGATCATTTCAGCCGCGTATTCCGGATGGCTGACGAGGTCGGAAATCTGTACAGCAGCGGTCATCGCACAGATCGAGAATATGGGGCAGGCGGTCGCCTTCTTAAATTTGAAGGATCGAGCTACGACTACGATGGAGAAGGCAATCTGATAGAAAAAGTAGAGCCTAACGGTACGTACTGGCGTTATGAGTATTTTGGTAACGGCATGATGAGTAAGGTTGTGCGTCCGGATGGCCAAGAGGTTACGTTTAAGTATGATAGTATTGGTAGACGAATTGAGAAGCATTTTGCGGGTGTGATAAACTGTTATATGTGGGATGGGAATAATGTCCTGCATGAGTGGAAAGTCACGGATCAGCCAGCCGATAGTTTAATGGAGCATAGTAGTGAAGACAAGATTGATACTATAATAATAGATGATCTAGAACGGCGCCAGCAAAGTCTTGCAGATTATCTTGATAATTTGATTACATGGGTATTTAAGGCTGGAACATTCCAGCCGGTCGCTAAGATGACAGCAGATGGTACGTTCAGCATCTTGACGGATTATCTTGGTACCCCTGTAGAGATGTTTGATGAACAAGGAAATATTGTATGGTCTAATGAGCTGGATATTTACGGGAAGTCACAGAGTTTTGAGATTAAAAGTAAGCGCTGTGCATGTCCGTTCCGCTATCAGGGGCAATATGAGGATGAAGAAACAGGACTTTACTACAACAGATTTCGATACTATTCACCAAAAGAGGGCATGTACACTCAACAGGACCCGATAAGGTTGTCTGGTGGAATGCGTCTGTATGGGTATGTTAATGATCCAAATGTATGGGTTGATCCGTTCGGACTAAATAAAAATAGTTGTGGAACTGGGCAAGATGGTAGTCGATCATTTTATACAATACAAAACTCTATCGATGAGGCTAGGTTTAGAAATGGTGGAGAACCTTGGCCAACAGAACCACATAAGGCTCATCTTGGTGAAGGTGTCTATGCTTGGGATAATAAAACTAGTGCTCATAATTATTTAGAGATAAAGACTAAGAGAGCTCCCGATGCAGGTTTAAAAATGATTGAATTTTCAATTGCAGAAAAAGATCTTGCTAAATTTAAATTCTTCGATGTGGACGGATTAGGCTCAGATGATGCAGTTAATGATTGGTTGAATCGATACAGTAAATTAACGGATGGGGCTCCTGACCACGGATATGATTATATCACTAGGGGAACAAACTTCGGTAAAGAGAACTTCTTTGACAAGTCCGTAATGAAGTATCTAAAATTTAAGTAG
- a CDS encoding RHS repeat domain-containing protein, with the protein MTDHIGTPVGMTDELGNHVWSCELDIYGNVRSLELKGKRSACPFQYEGQYEDEETGLYYNRFRYYPPHEGVYTQQDPIRLAGGMCLYGYVNDALIWVDPFGLSRECGSRASALRQTYSHLSSNERANRLQNLAEGNAHRILQDMANSIPGAHLLGIHGTQATMQSQYDRATHGIDPTTGVAATDRSGAPRLPPAATKFHSHRNQLNMIQRGTLDHGVSRSGQVFFNRNNQPTTAFPKWGQ; encoded by the coding sequence TTGACGGATCATATAGGTACTCCCGTTGGAATGACTGATGAATTAGGGAACCATGTATGGTCATGTGAGCTGGATATTTACGGGAATGTGCGTAGTTTAGAGCTGAAAGGCAAGCGAAGCGCATGTCCGTTTCAGTATGAGGGGCAGTACGAGGATGAGGAAACAGGTCTATATTATAACCGATTCCGCTACTATCCACCTCACGAAGGAGTTTATACTCAGCAAGACCCGATAAGGTTAGCAGGAGGAATGTGCCTATACGGGTATGTAAATGATGCATTAATATGGGTTGATCCATTTGGGCTTAGCAGAGAATGTGGTTCTAGAGCATCTGCTTTAAGGCAAACATATTCACATCTCTCATCAAATGAACGTGCTAATAGATTACAAAATTTAGCAGAGGGAAATGCTCATCGTATACTGCAAGACATGGCAAATTCAATTCCGGGCGCACATTTATTGGGAATACATGGAACTCAAGCAACAATGCAATCCCAATATGATCGAGCAACACATGGGATTGATCCTACTACTGGTGTTGCTGCTACCGATAGGAGTGGAGCACCTCGATTACCTCCTGCAGCGACAAAGTTCCATAGTCACAGAAATCAGCTAAATATGATTCAACGTGGTACTTTAGATCATGGAGTATCGCGTTCTGGTCAGGTCTTTTTCAATCGAAATAATCAGCCTACAACTGCATTTCCAAAATGGGGGCAATAA
- a CDS encoding TreTu family toxin, with amino-acid sequence MSRVGRWMSPGEYDKTIETGYVQKPFTAARTYVAHSASYDAFYKQASKGSVYVEFDVPSSSLRQTKDEWATIPGPNSLYSKLLEKKGLPPIQSFPKEENVKMIGVKD; translated from the coding sequence ATTAGTCGTGTAGGAAGATGGATGTCACCAGGCGAGTATGATAAGACTATAGAAACAGGATACGTACAAAAGCCATTTACAGCCGCTCGAACATATGTTGCACATTCAGCTTCGTATGATGCATTTTATAAACAAGCGTCAAAAGGCTCCGTTTATGTAGAGTTTGATGTACCAAGTTCATCATTACGACAAACGAAAGATGAGTGGGCTACTATACCTGGACCTAACTCACTTTATTCTAAACTGCTAGAGAAAAAAGGATTACCTCCTATACAAAGTTTCCCTAAGGAAGAAAATGTTAAAATGATAGGAGTTAAAGATTAA